One Silene latifolia isolate original U9 population chromosome 4, ASM4854445v1, whole genome shotgun sequence DNA segment encodes these proteins:
- the LOC141651451 gene encoding uncharacterized protein LOC141651451 yields the protein MKKTFDRVSWPFLFKVLKCYGFPKVFRKLIKACVKTVSLQVLINDTPSSRIFLQCGLRQGDPISPYLFILCMEILSLMITKAETNGLIEGIKLSRQSPAISHLLYVDDSLLCLRLTSASWESLRSILNNFSSISGQMINHQKSYTKFSPNTSSDFKENILDIIQVHQNRTSVYILASQLIWEEEKLAYVASVLPIPQQITSKINYLIDIFWWKKAHNKHAQHWLSFEQLQLPKSDGGLRLKNARLASQALLTKNFWRCHQHPSLLVSKVLRSKYHKYFPIPGNISKYSATSFAWNGVVKTTYLLHDGIAWKFGNGRSIDLKNDACDEHVIKKKTVGRINGYEDEEFMGLKMKNEEVLKFKLNGLKMKFEEVSTFMKFMFMLNALFFIFIVVVVVLKM from the exons ATgaaaaaaacttttgatagagtATCATGGCCATTCTTATTCAAAGTTCTTAAGTGTTATGGATTCCCAAAGGTATTTAGAAAGCTTATCAAAGCCTGTGTCAAAACTGTTTCGTTGCAAGTTCTTATTAATGATACTCCTTCCAGTCGTATCTTTCTTCAATGTGGGTTGCGACAAGGTGACCCAATTTCGCCATACCTGTTTATCCTCTGCATGGAAATTTTGTCTCTTATGATTACCAAAGCTGAAACAAATGGTCTTATTGAAGGTATCAAGCTCTCACGGCAGAGCCCAGCTATTTCTCATCTTTTATATGTTGATGACTCGCTCTTGTGCCTCCGTCTTACATCTGCGAGTTGGGAATCTCTGAGAAGCATTTTGAATAACTTCAGCTCtatttcgggtcaaatgattaATCATCAAAAATCTTATACCAAATTCAGTCCCAATACTTCGTCCGACTTTAAGGAGAATATTCTTGATATTATACAAGTCCACCAAAACAGAACTTCGGTCTATATCTTGGCATCCCAGTTGATTTGGGAGGAAGAAAAAC TTGCTTATGTCGCCTCTGTTCTTCCAATCCCTCAGCAAATCACATCAAAAATCAATTACCTGATTGACATTTTCTGGTGGAAGAAAGCTCATAATAAACATGCCCAACATTGGTTGTCATTTGAACAGTTGCAACTTCCCAAGTCGGATGGTGGTCTTAGATTAAAAAATGCAAGACTTGCTAGTCAAGCTCTTTTGACGAAAAATTTTTGGCGATGCCACCAGCACCCGTCTTTACTTGTTTCCAAAGTTCTTCGCTCGAAATACCATAAATATTTTCCAATTCCAGGCAACATCTCAAAATATTCAGCAACGTCATTTGCCTGGAATGGAGTTGTCAAGACCACTTATTTACTCCATGATGGAATTGCGTGGAAATTTGGAAATGGGAGATCGATTGACCTTAAGAATGATGCAT GTGATGAACATGTTATTAAGAAAAAAACTGTGGGAAGGATTAATGGTTATGAAGATGAAGAGTTCATGGGATTAAAGATGAAGAATGAAGAAGTACTTAAATTTAAGCTTAATGGGTTGAAGATGAAGTTTGAAGAAGTTTCTACCTTCATGAAGTTTATGTTTATGCTTAATGCTCTATTTTTCATCTTTATTGTAGTAGTTGTGGTGCTTAAAATGTAA
- the LOC141651452 gene encoding uncharacterized protein LOC141651452, with protein MYRMREKALSLINGGHDESYALLPAYVEMIKETNLGSYVICAWTVMNTPKKPLQFKSLFVSFNAQFRGLIEGCRSLIGVDGTHLKGNHGGGLLSAIAVDGNNEIFLVAVGVVEAENKENLSNFFWHLKQMLSESGREDWTIISDRQKELSQHWTKYGLHFTEGFVQDICVKTSKKTTLGFLRINCSGKLLMLTPILFSKKHLIPWFSMEVIVVADGIRRISMVRHATRQHVAESWPDDGICPNIRDRLGVLKKESRFCEAFSSSAKACYEVRDGRTYLPVSLTNRTCKCGQWQINGIPCKHAIRAIITANRKPEAYVSDWFSVARYKAACGLSILSIPDSEQ; from the exons ATGTACAGAATGAGGGAAAAAGCTTTAAGTTTAATTAATGGAGGGCATGATGAATCTTATGCCTTACTGCCAGCTTATGTTGAGATGATAAAGGAGACTAACCTTGGTTCTTATGTAATATGTGCTTGGACTGTCATGAACACCCCTAAGAAACCTTTACAGTTTAAAAGCTTGTTTGTGTCATTTAATGCTCAGTTTAGGGGACTAATTGAAGGGTGTAGGAGTTTGATAGGAGTGGATGGAACACACTTAAAGGGTAATCATGGTGGTGGACTACTTTCAGCCATTGCAGTGGATGGAAATAATGAAATATTTTTAGTTGCTGTTGGTGTTGTTGAAGCTGAGAACAAGGAAAACTTGTCTAATTTTTTTTGGCATCTTAAGCAAATGCTTTCTGAAAGTGGGAGGGAAGACTGGACCATCATATCAGATAGGCAGAAG GAATTGAGCCAGCATTGGACCAAGTATGGCCTTCATTTTACAGAAGGTTTTGTGCAAGACATTTGTGTAAAAACTTCAAAAAAGACTACCCTGGGGTTCTTACGCATAAACTGTTCTGGAAAATTGTTAATGCTTACTCCCATTTTGTTTTCAAAAAAGCATTTGATTCCTTGGTTCAGCATGGAGGTCATAGTTGTGGCAGATG GTATTAGAAGAATTTCTATGGTAAGACATGCAACCAGACAACATGTTGCTGAATCATGGCCTGATGATGGGATATGTCCTAACATCAGGGATAGACTGGGAGTGCTTAAGAAAGAATCCAGGTTTTGTGAAGCCTTTTCATCCTCTGCCAAAGCATGCTATGAGGTTCGTGATGGGAGGACTTACTTACCTGTCTCCCTGACCAATAGAACCTGCAAATGTGGTCAGTGGCAGATCAATGGAATACCCTGCAAGCATGCAATCCGTGCCATTATAACTGCCAACAGGAAACCTGAGGCATATGTGAGTGACTGGTTCTCAGTGGCTAGGTATAAGGCTGCATGTGGTTTATCCATTCTATCTATACCAGATTCTGAGCAATGA